The proteins below are encoded in one region of Pseudomonas sp. SCB32:
- a CDS encoding putative RNA methyltransferase: protein MLICPLCREALAEVDNGVACAAGHRFDRARQGYLNLLPVQHKKSLDPGDNAAMVEARRHFLGAGHYAPLAKRLAELAAERAPGRWLDIGCGEGYYTAQLGEALPQADGYALDISREAVKRACKRAPQLTWMVASMARVPLADASCQLLASVFSPIDWKEAARLLTPGGGVLRLGPARDHLLELRQRLYDEVREYVEDKHLADLPEELKLAHTEQLSFKLPLHTREAREHLLAMTPHGWRVNPERRERILAEPFEVTVAVRYDWLERQEP, encoded by the coding sequence ATGCTGATCTGCCCGCTCTGCCGCGAGGCGCTCGCTGAGGTCGACAACGGCGTGGCCTGCGCCGCCGGGCACCGCTTCGATCGCGCCCGCCAGGGGTACCTGAACCTGCTGCCAGTGCAGCACAAGAAGAGCCTCGACCCGGGCGACAACGCCGCCATGGTCGAGGCGCGCCGACACTTCCTCGGCGCCGGCCACTACGCGCCACTGGCCAAGCGCCTGGCCGAACTGGCCGCTGAGCGCGCGCCGGGTCGCTGGCTGGATATCGGCTGTGGCGAGGGCTACTACACCGCGCAACTGGGCGAAGCCCTGCCGCAGGCCGACGGCTATGCGCTGGACATCTCCCGCGAGGCCGTCAAACGCGCCTGCAAGCGCGCCCCGCAACTGACCTGGATGGTCGCCAGCATGGCCCGCGTGCCACTGGCCGACGCCTCCTGCCAGTTGCTGGCCAGCGTGTTCAGCCCGATCGACTGGAAGGAAGCCGCGCGCCTGCTCACCCCTGGTGGCGGCGTGCTGCGCCTGGGCCCTGCTCGCGACCACCTGCTGGAACTGCGCCAGCGCCTGTACGACGAAGTGCGCGAGTACGTCGAGGACAAGCACCTCGCCGACCTGCCCGAAGAGCTCAAGCTGGCGCACACCGAACAATTGAGCTTCAAGCTGCCGCTGCACACCCGCGAAGCCCGCGAGCACCTGCTGGCGATGACACCCCACGGCTGGCGGGTAAACCCCGAGCGGCGCGAGCGCATCCTCGCCGAGCCCTTCGAGGTGACCGTCGCAGTACGCTACGATTGGCTGGAACGCCAAGAACCCTGA
- a CDS encoding cold-shock protein: protein MADREVGTVKWFNDAKGYGFIQRDSGPDVFVHYRAIRGDGHRSLVEGQKVEFSVIQGQKGLQAEDVSKV, encoded by the coding sequence ATGGCTGATCGTGAGGTCGGAACCGTCAAGTGGTTCAATGACGCCAAAGGTTATGGATTCATTCAACGCGATAGCGGTCCGGACGTTTTCGTTCACTACCGTGCCATTCGTGGCGATGGTCACCGCTCCCTGGTCGAAGGCCAGAAAGTGGAGTTCTCGGTGATCCAGGGTCAGAAAGGCCTCCAGGCGGAAGACGTCTCGAAGGTCTGA
- a CDS encoding YMGG-like glycine zipper-containing protein, translating to MRKFTFGCLLALACVAPAGAQSVVPLKGQSSQQVQQDMDYCNGVAANAASNATTTTDPKTGGRVRGAARGAAAGAVAAEVRGQQHDEIYDRASDDAKQQYRQNRAGEVAAAGAVVGASRQRQDRRQDRRDQQATQSSASSTAYSSCLQGRGYQVNP from the coding sequence ATGCGTAAATTTACTTTTGGATGCTTGTTGGCACTGGCCTGCGTGGCGCCGGCAGGAGCGCAGTCGGTGGTACCGCTCAAAGGCCAGAGCAGTCAGCAGGTGCAGCAGGACATGGACTACTGCAACGGAGTGGCCGCCAATGCCGCGAGCAACGCAACCACTACCACCGACCCGAAGACCGGCGGGCGAGTGCGTGGTGCGGCCAGGGGCGCGGCGGCAGGGGCGGTCGCCGCTGAAGTGCGCGGTCAGCAGCACGACGAGATCTACGATCGGGCCAGCGACGATGCCAAGCAACAGTACCGGCAGAACCGTGCCGGCGAAGTGGCCGCCGCCGGAGCCGTGGTGGGGGCCTCCCGCCAGCGCCAGGATCGCCGCCAGGACCGCCGCGACCAGCAGGCCACGCAGAGTTCGGCCAGCTCCACCGCCTACAGCAGCTGCCTGCAGGGGCGTGGCTACCAGGTCAACCCGTGA